From one Bordetella genomosp. 9 genomic stretch:
- a CDS encoding alpha/beta hydrolase — MSQRSVRFYSDGFQLAGTVHLPPDYREGEKRPAVLICHGRFAIKEWVPSRWTPHFLEAGYVCMVFDYRNLGESQGTPGRIIPQEEVRDVRNAVTFLQCQPEVDPARIGLLGWGLGGGVAVTAAAEDVRIQAVVCASGVANGLRYGRVGMSDAAWARRQEEIRLDRVRRVMTGETGRLPRAEILGRDNETQASSHQHQGWLDSLVAAVGAERAADPAKLGIPSEITIESMDALYDFAPDAQAHRIAPRPLLVIHSRLDHEFPYAHAQHLYDQARAPKTLIAVEDAGHLDWIDPAHPTQRVYVPQVVAWMLQQLPTG, encoded by the coding sequence ATGTCGCAGCGGTCGGTCAGGTTCTACAGCGATGGATTTCAGCTCGCCGGCACGGTACATCTGCCGCCGGATTACCGGGAAGGGGAAAAACGCCCGGCGGTGCTGATCTGCCATGGACGCTTCGCGATCAAGGAATGGGTGCCGTCCCGCTGGACGCCTCATTTCCTGGAAGCGGGCTACGTCTGCATGGTGTTCGACTATCGCAACCTGGGCGAAAGCCAGGGTACGCCAGGCCGCATCATTCCGCAGGAAGAGGTCAGGGACGTCAGGAACGCCGTCACCTTCCTGCAATGCCAGCCGGAAGTCGACCCCGCGCGTATCGGCCTGCTGGGCTGGGGCCTGGGCGGCGGCGTCGCCGTCACGGCCGCCGCGGAGGACGTCCGCATCCAGGCGGTGGTCTGCGCCAGCGGCGTCGCCAACGGCCTGCGCTACGGCCGCGTCGGCATGTCGGACGCGGCATGGGCGCGGCGGCAGGAGGAAATCCGCCTGGATCGCGTGCGCCGGGTCATGACCGGCGAGACCGGCCGTCTGCCGCGCGCGGAGATCCTGGGCCGCGACAACGAGACCCAGGCGTCCAGCCATCAACATCAGGGTTGGCTTGACAGCCTGGTGGCCGCGGTCGGCGCGGAACGCGCCGCCGACCCCGCCAAACTGGGGATACCCAGCGAGATCACCATCGAGTCGATGGACGCGCTCTACGATTTCGCGCCGGACGCGCAGGCCCACCGCATCGCGCCGCGGCCGCTGCTGGTCATTCACTCCCGGCTGGATCACGAGTTTCCTTACGCGCACGCGCAGCATCTTTACGACCAGGCGCGGGCGCCCAAGACCTTGATCGCGGTCGAGGACGCCGGCCACCTGGACTGGATCGATCCGGCCCATCCGACGCAGCGGGTGTACGTGCCGCAGGTCGTGGCCTGGATGCTGCAGCAACTGCCCACCGGGTAG
- a CDS encoding amidohydrolase family protein, translating into MDEQYTELSMPGARAAPRCLAPLPAAAPAMRVPAGSWDCHAHVLGPFDRYPVVRDRAYTPAEHTPGAYADLLRTLGLAHGVLVQPSVYGTDNSLLVDALRSRGSAWRGVAVLDAGVDDATIAALHDAGVRGFRINLLFPGGPGLEALERTAARVAAYGWHAQLLVDLRTLPDIAPRLDRLPIPVVLDHMGHFPAELGTGWAGFRMLLRRLEAGRTYVKLSGSYRLSPREGHVDDVAPIAGALIRAAPDRLVWGSDWPHVGLFRYMPDTAALLDGLSAWCPDEATVRRILVENPRKLYF; encoded by the coding sequence ATGGACGAGCAATACACCGAGCTATCGATGCCGGGCGCGCGGGCGGCGCCGCGCTGCCTCGCGCCCTTGCCGGCGGCGGCGCCGGCCATGCGGGTCCCGGCGGGATCCTGGGACTGCCACGCGCATGTGCTGGGGCCGTTCGATCGCTATCCGGTGGTGCGCGATCGGGCCTACACCCCCGCGGAACACACGCCTGGCGCCTATGCGGACCTGTTGCGCACGCTGGGCCTGGCGCATGGGGTTCTGGTGCAACCCAGCGTGTACGGCACGGACAACAGCCTGCTCGTCGATGCCTTGCGGTCACGGGGATCGGCGTGGCGGGGCGTCGCGGTGCTGGATGCGGGGGTCGACGACGCAACCATCGCGGCCTTGCACGACGCCGGGGTGCGCGGCTTTCGCATCAATCTCCTGTTCCCCGGCGGCCCGGGCCTGGAGGCGCTGGAACGCACCGCGGCCCGGGTGGCCGCATACGGCTGGCATGCGCAGTTGCTGGTCGACCTGCGCACGCTGCCCGATATCGCGCCGCGGCTGGATCGCCTGCCCATCCCCGTCGTGCTGGATCACATGGGCCATTTCCCGGCGGAGCTGGGCACGGGCTGGGCCGGTTTCCGGATGCTGCTGCGGCGGCTGGAAGCGGGCAGGACGTATGTGAAGCTGTCCGGCTCATACCGGCTGTCGCCGCGGGAGGGCCACGTCGACGACGTCGCGCCGATCGCCGGCGCGCTGATACGTGCCGCGCCGGACAGACTGGTGTGGGGCAGCGACTGGCCGCACGTGGGCCTGTTCCGATATATGCCCGACACGGCGGCGCTGCTGGACGGCTTGTCCGCATGGTGTCCCGACGAGGCCACGGTGCGCCGGATCCTGGTGGAAAACCCCAGGAAACTCTATTTCTGA
- a CDS encoding LysR family transcriptional regulator — MRFLYGWSKQGMDIQRLDYFVRVCEAGSFTRAAAEVGLSQPSLSRQIGLLELELGQRLLERTGRGVAPTEAGQALLPHARGMLDLAQQAKNQLVDLQAQPTGRLNIGLPPRLARSLTLPLVQFFRKEYPRVALSVQEGLTIHLREWLIAGKLDAALLFDPPASPQLACEVLLREPLFLVAASSGPRIPARVRARTLVDHPLILPPEPNALRVLLDTVMKPYGLLLQPIVEIGSAQTLMTLVRRGIGHTVLPQGALAAYAADGDIQASRIGPAPISSCIVLATPLARPSTRVTRAAIQILRQLMDASRTAQPAVSGEKQNKAVRTAAGAPGLNQ, encoded by the coding sequence ATGCGATTCCTCTATGGCTGGAGCAAGCAGGGCATGGACATACAGCGGCTGGATTACTTTGTGCGCGTCTGCGAGGCGGGCAGCTTCACCCGTGCCGCGGCGGAAGTCGGCCTCAGCCAGCCCAGCCTGAGCCGGCAGATCGGCCTGCTGGAACTGGAACTGGGGCAGCGCCTGCTTGAGCGCACCGGCCGCGGCGTCGCGCCGACCGAGGCCGGCCAGGCCTTGCTGCCGCACGCGCGCGGCATGCTGGACCTGGCGCAACAGGCGAAGAACCAGCTCGTCGACCTGCAGGCCCAGCCCACCGGACGGCTCAACATCGGCCTGCCGCCGCGCCTGGCCCGGTCCCTGACGCTGCCGCTGGTGCAGTTCTTTCGCAAGGAATATCCGCGTGTCGCGCTGTCGGTTCAGGAAGGCCTGACCATCCATCTGCGCGAATGGCTGATCGCCGGAAAACTGGACGCGGCCCTGCTGTTCGACCCGCCGGCATCGCCCCAGCTGGCCTGCGAGGTGCTGCTGCGCGAACCGCTGTTCCTGGTGGCGGCGAGCAGCGGGCCGCGCATCCCGGCTCGGGTACGTGCGCGCACGCTGGTCGACCATCCGCTGATTCTTCCGCCCGAGCCCAACGCGCTGCGCGTCCTGCTGGATACGGTAATGAAGCCCTACGGCCTGTTGCTGCAGCCGATCGTGGAGATCGGCTCGGCGCAGACACTCATGACCCTGGTCCGCCGCGGCATCGGGCACACGGTGCTGCCGCAAGGTGCGCTGGCGGCGTATGCGGCGGACGGCGACATCCAGGCGTCGAGAATCGGTCCCGCGCCGATCTCCAGCTGCATCGTGCTGGCCACCCCCCTCGCCCGCCCCTCCACCCGCGTGACCCGCGCCGCCATCCAGATCCTGCGGCAGCTGATGGACGCGAGCCGCACGGCTCAGCCGGCGGTCTCGGGCGAAAAGCAGAACAAGGCGGTGCGCACCGCCGCCGGCGCGCCGGGCTTGAACCAATAG
- a CDS encoding L-dopachrome tautomerase-related protein translates to MPTLKTIAEFDHQVTGVTVTPDGRIFVNFPRWTEDAPISVAEVLPDGGLRPYPDQEWNSWRNETAFEKSLDQHFVCVQALYADARGNLWVVDPGAPGNERVLPGAPKLVCIDLADDRVRRVIPVPPDVARQGSYLNDMRLSPDGKTAYLTDSGAEGAIIVVDVESGASYRTLAGHPSTQLEKDVVVEIDGAPLRRPDGRQPMFASDGIALSNDGATLYWQALTGRSLYCIDTALLGKDTPRERREAGVRKVGETHVSDGLLMSRHDMLYLTSPSDNAVTCWTGDRVERVVQDARLRWPDTMAEGPDGVIYVTASHIQDTYWFKPGAPAAVRTALFCFSPETAG, encoded by the coding sequence ATGCCGACATTGAAAACCATCGCCGAATTCGATCATCAGGTGACGGGTGTGACCGTCACGCCGGACGGCCGGATATTCGTCAACTTTCCGCGCTGGACCGAGGACGCCCCGATATCGGTGGCCGAAGTCCTGCCCGATGGCGGCCTGCGGCCTTATCCGGACCAGGAATGGAATTCCTGGCGCAATGAAACCGCCTTCGAGAAGTCGCTGGATCAGCATTTTGTATGCGTGCAGGCGTTATATGCCGATGCGCGCGGGAACCTGTGGGTGGTGGATCCGGGCGCGCCCGGCAACGAGCGCGTGCTGCCGGGCGCGCCGAAGCTGGTCTGCATCGACCTGGCGGACGATCGCGTGCGTCGGGTCATCCCCGTGCCGCCCGACGTGGCCAGGCAGGGCAGCTACCTGAACGACATGCGCTTGAGCCCGGATGGCAAGACTGCCTATCTGACGGATTCCGGCGCCGAAGGCGCCATCATCGTGGTCGACGTGGAAAGCGGCGCGAGCTACCGCACCCTGGCCGGCCATCCGTCGACCCAGCTGGAGAAGGACGTCGTCGTCGAAATCGACGGCGCGCCCTTGCGGCGCCCCGACGGCCGCCAGCCGATGTTCGCTTCCGACGGCATCGCGCTTTCCAACGATGGCGCCACGCTGTACTGGCAGGCCCTGACCGGACGCAGCCTGTATTGCATCGATACCGCGCTGCTGGGCAAGGACACCCCGAGGGAACGGCGCGAGGCCGGCGTGCGCAAGGTCGGCGAAACGCATGTCAGCGATGGCCTGTTGATGAGCCGGCACGACATGCTGTACCTGACGTCGCCGTCGGACAATGCGGTCACGTGCTGGACCGGGGACAGGGTCGAACGCGTGGTGCAGGATGCGCGGTTGCGCTGGCCGGACACCATGGCGGAAGGGCCTGATGGCGTCATATACGTCACCGCCTCGCATATCCAGGACACCTATTGGTTCAAGCCCGGCGCGCCGGCGGCGGTGCGCACCGCCTTGTTCTGCTTTTCGCCCGAGACCGCCGGCTGA
- a CDS encoding histidine kinase famiy protein — MAQQDPTPIESKVGKTIPPGKDIFFAAVQTTRMPMLVTDPAQPDNPIVFANQAFVRMTGYAPEEILGRNCRFLQGPETDREAVAQIRDAVANARELSLELINYRKDGSSFWNALFISPVYDEAGKLAYFFASQLDISRRRDAEDALRQAQKMEALGQLTGGIAHDFNNLLQVMQGHIELIRRGVDQDAVDTQRVLRSVDNASRAAKAAQVLTQQLLAFSRKQNLKGRVINLNDLIRSSSLWSDSTLGDVHAEHRLAPDLWNVRVDSTQAEVALLNVYNNARDAVARMPDRHILTTTSNVVLDEEASRNHEGLLPGRYVCVEIADNGHGMPEAIRKRALDPFFSTKDVGKGTGLGLSMVYGFVKQSGGSIRITSEEGVGTTVALYFPAEQRAPEDRMKPVPGQMKGGTETILLVEDRDDVAELGRAILQDHGYRVEMARSPREALRILETSRSFDLLFTDVIMPGGMNGVMLAREARRLVPGLKVLLTTGYADNSIERTDMGGSEFEVIQKPYLPDDLIKKVRRIIEGPTGVS; from the coding sequence ATGGCGCAACAGGACCCTACGCCGATCGAAAGCAAGGTTGGCAAGACGATCCCCCCCGGCAAGGACATTTTTTTCGCGGCGGTACAGACCACGCGCATGCCCATGCTGGTGACCGACCCCGCGCAGCCGGACAATCCCATCGTTTTCGCGAACCAGGCCTTCGTCAGGATGACGGGGTATGCCCCGGAGGAAATCCTGGGGCGGAATTGCCGCTTCCTGCAAGGCCCTGAAACCGACCGCGAAGCGGTGGCGCAGATCCGCGACGCCGTCGCCAACGCGCGCGAGCTGTCGCTGGAGCTCATCAATTACCGCAAGGACGGCTCCAGCTTCTGGAACGCGCTTTTCATTTCGCCGGTGTATGACGAGGCCGGTAAATTGGCGTACTTCTTCGCTTCCCAACTGGACATCAGCCGGCGCCGGGATGCGGAAGACGCGCTGCGCCAGGCGCAGAAAATGGAGGCCCTGGGGCAATTGACCGGCGGCATCGCGCACGATTTCAACAACCTGCTGCAGGTCATGCAGGGCCATATCGAGCTTATCCGGCGGGGCGTGGACCAGGACGCCGTCGACACGCAACGGGTGCTGCGCAGCGTGGACAACGCGAGCCGCGCGGCCAAGGCCGCTCAAGTGCTAACCCAGCAATTGCTGGCATTCTCCAGGAAGCAGAACCTGAAAGGTCGCGTCATCAACCTGAACGACCTGATCCGCTCGTCCAGCCTCTGGTCGGACAGTACGCTGGGTGACGTCCATGCCGAACACCGGCTGGCGCCTGACCTGTGGAACGTGCGGGTGGACAGCACGCAGGCGGAAGTGGCCCTGCTGAACGTCTACAACAACGCGCGCGACGCGGTGGCACGGATGCCGGACCGGCATATCCTGACGACGACCAGCAATGTCGTTCTCGATGAAGAAGCCAGCCGCAACCACGAAGGACTGCTGCCCGGCCGGTATGTCTGCGTGGAGATCGCCGACAATGGCCACGGCATGCCGGAAGCCATACGCAAGCGGGCGCTGGACCCGTTCTTTTCCACCAAGGACGTCGGCAAAGGCACGGGCCTGGGCCTGTCCATGGTCTATGGCTTCGTCAAGCAATCCGGGGGCAGCATCAGGATCACCTCGGAAGAAGGCGTGGGCACCACCGTGGCGCTCTATTTCCCGGCGGAACAGCGCGCGCCGGAAGACCGCATGAAGCCCGTGCCCGGTCAGATGAAAGGCGGCACCGAGACCATCCTGCTGGTGGAAGACCGCGACGACGTGGCCGAATTGGGACGCGCCATCCTGCAGGATCACGGCTACCGCGTCGAGATGGCGCGCAGCCCGCGGGAAGCGCTGCGGATCCTGGAAACGTCCCGTTCGTTCGACCTGCTGTTCACCGACGTGATCATGCCGGGCGGCATGAACGGCGTCATGCTGGCGCGGGAAGCCAGGCGGCTGGTGCCCGGACTCAAGGTGCTGCTGACCACGGGATACGCCGACAATTCGATCGAGCGCACGGACATGGGCGGATCCGAATTCGAAGTGATCCAGAAGCCTTATCTGCCGGACGATCTGATCAAGAAGGTGCGAAGGATTATCGAAGGGCCGACGGGCGTCAGTTGA
- a CDS encoding GntR family transcriptional regulator produces MSVHRQPHRQPISAGPIPRYVAVADQLRRRIEKGEWPAGHALPSLQQLAETFDVARLTARQAVQLLVAEGLLASHRGQGTFVTETVRPIRTAPLESSLRELGETYRSLAPVILAIDETARPLPVGGGREEGYAYMRRLHMNDGRAYCVIALYVAHSVFSLAPEKFRSRAVIPVMLELPRVRIARAHQTLTIGTADAETASLLHIAKDAPVAHVARIFHDAAGEVIYYAEVTYRGDAIRLEIDLKA; encoded by the coding sequence ATGTCTGTACACCGTCAACCCCATCGTCAACCCATCTCCGCGGGGCCGATTCCGCGCTACGTCGCCGTGGCGGACCAGTTGCGCCGCCGCATCGAAAAAGGCGAATGGCCGGCTGGCCACGCGCTGCCTTCGCTGCAGCAGCTCGCGGAAACCTTCGATGTGGCGCGGCTGACCGCCCGCCAGGCGGTGCAGTTGCTCGTGGCCGAAGGCCTGCTGGCCAGCCACCGCGGCCAGGGTACCTTCGTGACCGAAACGGTGCGTCCCATCCGGACCGCGCCGCTGGAAAGCTCCTTGCGCGAACTGGGGGAAACCTATCGCAGCCTGGCGCCCGTCATACTGGCCATCGACGAAACGGCGAGGCCCTTGCCGGTAGGCGGCGGCCGGGAAGAAGGCTATGCCTATATGCGGCGCCTGCACATGAACGACGGCCGCGCCTACTGCGTGATCGCCCTTTACGTGGCGCATTCCGTTTTCAGCCTGGCGCCGGAGAAATTCCGCTCGCGCGCGGTGATCCCGGTCATGCTGGAGCTGCCGCGTGTGCGGATCGCCCGCGCGCACCAGACGCTGACCATCGGGACGGCGGACGCCGAAACCGCGTCGCTGCTGCATATCGCCAAGGACGCGCCGGTCGCCCACGTGGCGCGCATATTCCACGACGCCGCGGGCGAGGTCATCTATTACGCGGAAGTGACTTACCGCGGCGATGCCATCCGGCTGGAGATCGACCTGAAGGCGTAG
- a CDS encoding mandelate racemase/muconate lactonizing enzyme family protein, which translates to MDFFQIAKLETFVLRVPSDPPVRTSFGIMHDRPAVLVRVSDADGHHGWGEVWCNFPAVGAEHRARLVDSCIRPLLSGRTWSSPVECFQSLSDSVRILAIQSGEPGPLAHAIAGVDTAIWDLLARRAGVPVWKLLDPRGQATISVYTSGINPDHPERIAEAKAREGYTAFKLKVGFGDQRDVDNVRALRDAMGPGATLMVDANQAWTPAQAEAMADKMAAYRLEWLEEPLPADTPWETWRALTDKAPLRIAAGENLRGAAAFQAGMEQGGLAVVQPDLGKWGGFSACLPVARAVLERDRWFCPHWLGGGVGLTASMHLKAAAGGAGYVEVDSNANPLRDLLMPEGHAVRDGQVTLPDVPGLGVEPPLDRLAPYIVASHGG; encoded by the coding sequence GTGGATTTCTTCCAAATCGCCAAGCTGGAAACCTTCGTGCTGCGCGTGCCTTCGGATCCCCCGGTGCGTACTTCCTTCGGCATCATGCACGACCGGCCGGCGGTGCTGGTGCGCGTCAGCGACGCCGACGGGCACCACGGCTGGGGCGAAGTATGGTGCAACTTCCCTGCCGTGGGAGCCGAGCACCGGGCCCGCCTGGTCGACAGCTGCATCCGCCCCTTGCTAAGCGGCCGCACCTGGTCTTCACCAGTGGAATGCTTCCAGTCATTGAGCGACAGCGTGCGCATTTTAGCGATCCAGTCGGGCGAGCCCGGCCCGCTGGCGCACGCCATCGCCGGCGTGGACACGGCGATCTGGGACCTGCTCGCCCGCCGCGCCGGCGTGCCCGTGTGGAAACTGCTCGATCCGCGGGGCCAGGCGACGATCTCGGTGTATACGTCCGGCATCAATCCGGATCATCCGGAACGGATCGCCGAAGCCAAGGCGCGCGAAGGCTATACGGCGTTCAAGCTGAAGGTCGGCTTCGGCGACCAGCGCGACGTCGACAACGTCCGCGCACTGCGCGACGCCATGGGTCCAGGGGCCACGTTGATGGTCGACGCCAACCAGGCCTGGACGCCCGCGCAAGCGGAAGCGATGGCGGACAAGATGGCGGCCTATCGCCTGGAATGGCTGGAAGAACCCTTGCCGGCGGATACGCCCTGGGAAACCTGGCGCGCATTGACCGACAAAGCCCCGCTGCGCATCGCCGCCGGCGAAAACCTGCGCGGCGCCGCCGCCTTCCAGGCCGGCATGGAGCAAGGCGGACTGGCGGTCGTGCAGCCGGACCTGGGCAAATGGGGCGGCTTCAGCGCCTGCCTGCCCGTGGCCCGCGCGGTCCTGGAACGCGATCGCTGGTTCTGCCCGCATTGGCTGGGCGGCGGCGTCGGACTGACCGCTTCCATGCACCTGAAGGCCGCCGCCGGCGGCGCCGGCTATGTGGAAGTCGATTCGAATGCCAACCCGCTGCGCGACCTGCTGATGCCGGAAGGCCATGCCGTCCGCGACGGCCAGGTGACCTTGCCGGACGTCCCCGGACTCGGCGTCGAGCCGCCGCTCGATCGCCTTGCGCCCTACATCGTCGCGTCGCATGGGGGCTGA
- a CDS encoding hydroxyacid dehydrogenase produces MTSGKIVISEFMDEGAVQRLAAAFETTYRPGLCEQPDELAALLADADALIVRNRTQVNATLLARQTRLKAVGRLGVGLENIDLAYCRAQGVDVFPAIGANAGAVAEYVVCTAMMLLRGDAYLATGEVAAGAWPRPRLVAGREIAGKMLGIVGLGSVGRATAALARAVGMRVCAHDPALDAGHDAWRDVVRHADLDALMRASDAVSVHVPLVDATRDLIDARRIALMPPGAVLINVARGGVVNEAALADALRRGGLAGAAVDVFENEPLPADSVFAGIPNLILTPHIAGVTAESNVRVSYAIADAIAHRLRA; encoded by the coding sequence ATGACCTCGGGCAAGATCGTCATTTCGGAATTCATGGATGAAGGCGCCGTGCAGCGCCTGGCGGCCGCGTTCGAAACCACCTATCGGCCGGGCCTGTGCGAGCAGCCGGATGAACTCGCCGCCTTGCTGGCCGATGCCGATGCGCTGATCGTCCGCAATCGCACGCAGGTCAACGCGACGCTACTGGCCAGGCAGACACGCCTGAAGGCGGTCGGCCGGCTGGGCGTGGGGTTGGAAAACATCGATCTGGCGTACTGCCGCGCGCAAGGCGTGGACGTATTTCCGGCCATCGGGGCGAACGCCGGCGCCGTCGCGGAATACGTCGTCTGCACCGCCATGATGCTGCTGCGGGGCGACGCCTATCTCGCCACCGGCGAAGTCGCCGCGGGGGCGTGGCCCCGCCCGCGCCTGGTGGCTGGCCGCGAAATCGCCGGCAAGATGCTGGGCATCGTCGGCCTGGGCTCGGTGGGCCGCGCCACGGCGGCGCTGGCGCGCGCGGTGGGCATGCGGGTATGCGCCCACGATCCGGCGCTGGACGCCGGCCACGACGCCTGGCGGGACGTCGTCCGCCATGCGGATCTCGACGCGCTCATGCGCGCAAGCGATGCCGTGTCCGTGCACGTGCCGCTGGTGGACGCGACGCGCGACCTTATCGACGCCCGCCGGATCGCCCTGATGCCGCCCGGCGCCGTATTGATCAACGTCGCCCGGGGCGGCGTCGTCAACGAGGCCGCGCTGGCCGATGCGCTGCGGCGCGGCGGCCTCGCGGGCGCGGCCGTCGATGTTTTCGAAAACGAACCCCTGCCCGCGGACTCCGTCTTCGCGGGCATCCCCAACTTGATCCTGACGCCCCATATCGCGGGCGTCACGGCCGAGTCCAACGTACGTGTGTCTTACGCCATCGCGGACGCCATCGCGCACAGACTGCGCGCCTAG
- a CDS encoding Bug family tripartite tricarboxylate transporter substrate binding protein produces the protein MKIAAWIASGLLALGMVSGAQAADWPDKPVNLIVPYPAGGGVDPVARLVGQKLSERWGQPVIVQNKAGASGSIGAAYVARSKPDGLTIMMSATAEVVINQYIMQQMPYDPEKDLVPVTLAVRLPFVLVTQPNAPYSNVAELVAYAKKHPNTLTYASSGNGTPQHLAAVLLEQLGGVKLTHIPYKGVAPSISALLAGEVNIGFVGLPTGLPHIQSGQLKALAVSGPNVAAAAPNIPPVAQTQGLEKFDLTQWFGVFVPAGTPDDVVKRIQQDVAAVLQMPDVRKVLVAQGAEPSGMPTADFRAFVDKERKKFADIVKAGNL, from the coding sequence ATGAAAATCGCAGCATGGATCGCCAGCGGCCTGCTGGCCCTGGGCATGGTTTCCGGCGCCCAGGCCGCGGACTGGCCCGATAAGCCCGTCAACCTGATCGTGCCCTACCCGGCGGGCGGCGGCGTCGACCCCGTGGCGCGCCTGGTAGGGCAGAAATTGTCCGAACGCTGGGGACAGCCCGTGATCGTGCAGAACAAGGCTGGCGCCAGCGGCTCCATCGGCGCGGCCTATGTGGCCCGCTCCAAGCCCGACGGGTTGACCATCATGATGTCGGCGACCGCCGAGGTGGTGATCAACCAGTACATCATGCAGCAGATGCCCTATGACCCGGAAAAAGACCTGGTTCCGGTCACCCTGGCGGTGCGTCTGCCCTTCGTGCTGGTCACCCAACCCAACGCGCCCTATTCCAATGTCGCCGAACTGGTGGCCTACGCCAAAAAGCATCCCAACACGCTGACCTACGCGTCGTCGGGCAACGGGACGCCGCAGCATCTTGCCGCGGTCCTGCTGGAACAACTGGGCGGCGTGAAGCTGACGCACATCCCCTACAAGGGTGTCGCGCCGTCGATCAGCGCGCTGCTGGCGGGCGAGGTGAACATCGGCTTCGTCGGCCTGCCGACCGGCCTGCCGCACATCCAGTCCGGGCAACTGAAGGCCTTGGCCGTCTCCGGACCGAACGTCGCCGCCGCGGCGCCCAATATTCCGCCGGTCGCGCAGACGCAGGGCCTGGAAAAGTTCGACCTGACGCAGTGGTTCGGCGTCTTCGTTCCCGCCGGCACGCCGGACGATGTCGTCAAGCGCATCCAGCAGGATGTCGCGGCGGTGCTGCAGATGCCCGACGTGCGCAAGGTCCTGGTCGCCCAGGGCGCCGAGCCCAGCGGCATGCCGACCGCGGACTTCCGCGCCTTCGTCGATAAGGAACGCAAGAAGTTCGCCGACATCGTCAAGGCGGGGAATCTGTAA
- a CDS encoding site-specific integrase yields the protein MLDEGASPHTVASYRAAVRYLAAWHEQRLHAPFALPVPVRTVVLFITDHTQHSGDTGLMHGLPADVDAALVALRVKARPGPLALSTIQHRLAVLSEAHRTRDLPNPCRSRAVQTLLARTRAAYARRGVRPSKKPALTREPLEQLLHTCDESLIGLRDRALLLFGWASGGRRRSEIVAARVEDLQRTQDGYVYVLRRSKTRQEGADHADMYKPVAGRAARALDAWLRAAGIAAGPLFRRVRRGGTVCDEALTGEAVRRIVKQRCAAAGLDEHYAAHSLRAGFVTEAGRQGVPLAEVMAMTGHASVNSVIGYHRAGAAPTLRAARLLEPDGE from the coding sequence CTGCTGGACGAAGGCGCGTCGCCGCACACGGTGGCGTCATACCGCGCGGCCGTGCGCTATCTCGCGGCCTGGCACGAACAACGGCTGCACGCGCCGTTCGCGCTACCCGTACCGGTACGGACCGTCGTGCTGTTCATCACCGATCACACGCAGCACAGCGGCGACACCGGCTTGATGCATGGGCTGCCCGCCGACGTGGACGCGGCCCTGGTGGCCTTGCGCGTCAAGGCCCGTCCGGGTCCCTTGGCACTGTCCACCATCCAGCATCGCCTGGCCGTGCTTTCCGAAGCGCACCGCACGCGCGATCTGCCGAATCCCTGCCGCAGCCGGGCCGTGCAGACCCTGCTGGCGCGCACCCGCGCGGCCTACGCCAGGCGCGGCGTGCGGCCGTCGAAGAAGCCCGCGCTGACCCGGGAACCCCTGGAGCAGTTGCTGCACACCTGCGACGAGTCGCTGATCGGGCTGCGCGACCGTGCCCTGCTGCTGTTCGGCTGGGCCAGCGGCGGGCGGCGGCGTTCGGAGATCGTCGCCGCGCGCGTGGAGGATCTGCAGCGTACGCAGGACGGCTATGTCTATGTACTGCGCCGGTCCAAGACCCGGCAGGAAGGCGCCGATCATGCGGACATGTACAAGCCTGTGGCGGGACGCGCGGCGCGGGCCCTGGACGCCTGGCTGCGGGCCGCCGGCATCGCGGCCGGGCCGCTATTCCGCCGCGTACGCCGCGGCGGCACGGTGTGCGACGAAGCGCTCACCGGCGAAGCCGTGCGGCGCATCGTCAAGCAGCGTTGCGCGGCGGCCGGCCTGGACGAACACTACGCCGCCCACAGCCTGCGGGCCGGCTTCGTCACCGAAGCGGGACGCCAGGGCGTGCCGCTGGCCGAGGTCATGGCGATGACCGGCCACGCCAGCGTCAATAGCGTGATCGGCTATCACCGCGCCGGCGCCGCCCCGACGCTGCGCGCCGCGCGGCTGCTGGAACCGGACGGGGAATAG